Proteins from a single region of Candidatus Woesearchaeota archaeon:
- a CDS encoding DNA alkylation repair protein, whose amino-acid sequence MSSHSIQSDLQSLANSQKAAFFPSFFKTGPGQYGEGDVFIGVTVPQQREVAKKYANLPLPEIKNLLDSPIHEHRLTALLILVLQYQKTKDKKIVDFYLANTTRINNWDLVDTSADKILGTYLLDKDRQLLYTLVKSPLLWERRIAIIATFAFIKQKDFTDTIKLSQLLLADKHDLMHKAVGWMLREMGKRDETTLCHFLDQHVKKMPRTALRYAIERLDEKKRKQYLQK is encoded by the coding sequence TCCCTTGCCAACTCCCAGAAAGCCGCGTTCTTTCCTTCTTTCTTTAAAACCGGTCCTGGTCAATATGGTGAAGGCGATGTTTTTATTGGCGTCACTGTTCCTCAACAACGAGAGGTAGCGAAAAAATACGCAAATCTTCCATTACCTGAAATAAAAAATCTATTAGATTCACCCATCCATGAACACAGACTTACAGCTCTCCTCATTCTCGTACTCCAATATCAAAAGACTAAAGACAAAAAAATTGTTGATTTCTATCTTGCAAACACTACCAGAATAAACAACTGGGATCTAGTCGATACTTCAGCAGATAAGATACTTGGCACATATCTCCTAGATAAAGATCGACAATTACTCTACACTTTAGTCAAATCTCCTCTCTTATGGGAACGTCGTATTGCTATCATTGCCACTTTTGCATTCATTAAACAGAAAGACTTCACAGACACTATCAAACTCAGCCAGCTCCTTCTTGCTGACAAACATGATCTCATGCACAAAGCCGTAGGATGGATGCTGCGTGAGATGGGCAAAAGAGATGAAACCACCCTTTGTCACTTTCTGGACCAACATGTAAAAAAAATGCCGAGAACTGCATTACGCTACGCTATTGAACGATTGGATGAGAAAAAAAGGAAGCAGTACCTGCAAAAGTAA
- a CDS encoding CYTH domain-containing protein: protein MDIEFEATFSNINKKKIRAKLKEVGAILVKKEFLQRRSVFHFPQGHEINGGWIRIRDESDKITMSLKVVDGDRIQDQKEIYLTVSSFEIAQDILIRLGCTKKAYQESKRELWKLGSVEITIDEWPFLEPFVEIEGKNEAAVKNVTRKLGFDYTKAIFGAVDVLYSKKYNISKNRINNKTPLILFKCKNPFL from the coding sequence ATGGATATTGAATTCGAAGCAACGTTTTCCAATATCAATAAAAAAAAGATAAGAGCAAAACTCAAAGAAGTTGGCGCTATTCTTGTTAAAAAAGAATTTCTTCAGAGACGCAGCGTGTTTCATTTTCCACAAGGCCATGAGATTAATGGTGGCTGGATACGTATTCGAGATGAAAGCGACAAAATCACCATGAGCCTTAAAGTCGTAGATGGAGATCGTATCCAAGATCAGAAAGAAATTTACCTTACGGTAAGTAGCTTTGAAATAGCACAAGATATCCTCATTAGGCTTGGTTGCACTAAAAAAGCCTACCAAGAGAGTAAACGTGAATTATGGAAATTAGGTAGCGTTGAGATCACTATTGATGAATGGCCTTTTCTTGAACCGTTTGTTGAAATTGAAGGTAAAAACGAAGCTGCAGTTAAGAATGTGACGAGGAAATTAGGATTCGATTATACTAAAGCGATCTTTGGTGCAGTTGACGTATTGTACAGCAAAAAATATAATATTTCCAAGAACAGAATAAACAATAAAACTCCCCTAATCTTATTTAAATGCAAGAATCCGTTTCTATAA
- a CDS encoding NFACT family protein produces MSKKNVSSVDLAAIVQELQFLARSKLSHIYHQEQKELLLQFHTSKHGKQHIKIIVGKYLCLTSKTQTVVHPTSFCMQLRKYIDNATVVSITQKDAERIVIFEFEKKEKFFLIVELFSKGNIILTDDQWQVLGTLEQQLWKDRLVRAKQEYVFPTAQTSWKTVAVSELGVILAKSEKRNLATALATELGLGGVYAEELCKRAGIAKEMLPVDATEKQIRFLIEQRDVLIKELTKPHGFRYSDDIAPMELFEKEVLEKTETYSELIDQIIPFVKTSPYEQKIKSLEKIISEQLESIRKQEEAIALNTAKGEVLYQHYTALQKLLEIVKELRKTKSWTDVGSELKKEKKIKSVDLKKKTIVIDL; encoded by the coding sequence ATGTCTAAGAAAAATGTCTCATCAGTTGATCTGGCGGCAATTGTTCAAGAGTTGCAGTTTCTTGCTCGCAGTAAGCTTTCCCATATTTATCATCAAGAGCAAAAAGAGCTGTTGTTGCAGTTTCATACCTCCAAGCATGGAAAGCAGCATATCAAAATTATAGTGGGAAAATATCTTTGTTTAACTTCCAAAACACAAACTGTAGTTCATCCTACGAGTTTTTGCATGCAGTTACGAAAATATATTGATAATGCGACAGTTGTATCAATAACACAAAAAGATGCAGAACGGATTGTGATATTTGAGTTTGAGAAAAAGGAAAAATTCTTCCTTATTGTAGAGTTATTCTCTAAGGGAAATATTATTCTTACTGATGATCAATGGCAAGTGTTGGGAACGCTTGAACAACAACTATGGAAAGATAGATTAGTCAGAGCAAAACAAGAGTATGTTTTTCCCACAGCTCAAACTAGCTGGAAAACAGTTGCCGTTAGCGAGTTAGGAGTTATTTTAGCGAAGAGTGAGAAACGCAATCTTGCTACTGCTCTTGCAACAGAATTAGGGTTAGGTGGTGTATATGCAGAAGAGTTATGCAAACGAGCAGGAATTGCCAAAGAGATGCTTCCTGTTGATGCCACAGAGAAACAAATCCGTTTTTTGATAGAGCAACGTGACGTGCTAATCAAAGAGTTGACAAAACCCCATGGTTTTCGTTATAGTGATGATATTGCGCCCATGGAGTTATTTGAGAAAGAAGTGTTAGAGAAAACCGAGACGTATAGTGAATTAATTGATCAAATTATCCCATTTGTTAAAACATCCCCCTATGAACAAAAAATCAAATCATTAGAGAAAATAATTTCAGAACAATTAGAATCTATTAGAAAACAAGAAGAGGCTATTGCACTTAATACTGCGAAGGGAGAGGTGTTGTATCAACATTATACTGCTCTGCAAAAATTGCTGGAGATTGTAAAAGAGTTACGTAAAACTAAAAGTTGGACTGATGTTGGGTCAGAGTTAAAGAAAGAGAAGAAGATTAAGAGTGTTGATTTGAAGAAAAAAACAATTGTGATTGATTTATAG
- a CDS encoding succinylglutamate desuccinylase/aspartoacylase family protein — MTLNYHRVDLSKLYPLHFLDLYQRHLGDVDYGQSYPIYGYCTWKQKPQRPVIVLTALVHGDEPAGFDAAGLFTQRSIEKYKGLYDFFIVPCVNPSGQVQGKRENQAGQDINRNFTLDSFCQEARMIISYVMSHNIRPVLCIDLHEDRTDQSDGIFDIPTGFYLYEMTRHKSLIGPTITKALRTTFTVTSQTEIYGEKAVEGCVVSTQDQDDTVEAFFFRRGAQVALTLETPTCWKLETRIAAQVQGIEEAIKAFDILEKT, encoded by the coding sequence ATGACACTTAATTATCATAGAGTAGATTTATCTAAGTTATACCCCCTCCATTTTCTCGATCTTTATCAGAGGCATCTTGGTGATGTTGATTATGGCCAATCTTATCCGATCTATGGGTATTGCACTTGGAAACAAAAGCCACAAAGACCAGTTATTGTTTTGACAGCTCTAGTTCATGGAGATGAACCTGCTGGATTTGATGCGGCAGGGTTATTCACGCAGAGAAGTATTGAAAAATATAAAGGGCTTTATGATTTCTTTATTGTTCCGTGCGTGAATCCTTCTGGTCAAGTACAGGGAAAACGAGAAAATCAAGCCGGTCAAGATATTAATAGAAATTTTACACTTGATTCTTTTTGTCAAGAAGCAAGAATGATTATTTCTTATGTGATGTCACATAATATTCGACCAGTATTGTGTATAGATCTTCATGAAGATAGAACTGATCAAAGTGATGGAATTTTTGATATCCCTACCGGATTTTATCTTTATGAAATGACCAGGCATAAATCTCTCATTGGTCCAACAATAACAAAAGCTCTTCGTACTACATTTACAGTAACATCACAAACGGAAATCTATGGGGAAAAAGCCGTAGAAGGATGTGTTGTAAGTACACAAGATCAAGACGATACCGTAGAGGCTTTCTTTTTTCGACGAGGGGCACAAGTTGCGCTTACGCTTGAAACTCCCACTTGTTGGAAATTGGAAACAAGAATTGCAGCACAGGTTCAAGGGATAGAAGAAGCAATAAAAGCATTTGATATTTTAGAAAAGACATAA